The genomic stretch ATAAGAGGTTAAGTTATATATACTTACAATATATAAATTTTTCTTAACACTATCAATATGATTTCACCATACATATAGCATGTGTATTACTCTATTTTTCAGTTAATATATCAGACTTGATGTAGAAAGTTACCTGTTGTTGTAGGCAGTGGCGGACGCACGTGGTGGCAAGCTGGTTCAACTGAACCCGcttcatcaaaaaataatattgtgtACATGTATAAATTACTATTAAAGCTttgtataaattattttatttgaacCCAGGGGCGGACCTTCTCGGGAACCCAGTAACTCTTGCGTAGACcctgtatttatattaagaaattcaccaaaTATTGGTAAATATCTGATTGTGAACCCAATTATTATTGCATATTAATTTGAAATTACGGTAGGAACGCATAAAgctcaaatcctggatccgcctctgtttGAACCCACTTGACAACTATTATTTTAGTGACTTAAGTTATGACTTGTAGGTTTAACTTGATAAAGTTATAGTATGGAAATTCTTTACTTCGTCAttacaaaaaacaaaaacttttTGCTGATCGTACTTTCATAATTGCAGTGAAGGTAAATGGCATGGTTTGCAAGAATTCTTCACTTGTAGAAGCTAATGATTTTTACTTCAGTGGGCTGCATTTGGCTGGCAACACAACAAATCCTGCTGGCTCTAAAGTCACTCCTGTCAATGTAGCGCAAGTACCAGGACTGAACACTCTTGGTATTTCATTGGTTCGCGTCGACTATGCACCATGGGGAATCAACCCTCCTCACACTCACCCTAGAGCTACTGAGATACTCACTGTCCTTGAAGGTTCTCTTCAAGTTGGTTTTGTAACCTCAAGCCCCGAAAATCGCCTTATTACTAAGGTACTTAAAAAAGGCGATGTGTTTGTATTTCCTATTGGACTTGTTCACTACCAACGCAATGTTGGAAAGGGAAATGCTGTTGCAATTGCAGCATTGAGTAGTCAGAATCCTGGTGTTATAACCATTGCTAATGCAGTCTTCGGATCGAATCCAGCTATAGCAACTGATGTTCTTGCTAAGGCTTTTCAAGTTGATAACGCCGTTGTTGCTCAGATCCAATCAAAGTTCTAGAGCAGCATGAATATGGAAGCTTCAGATTTGTTATTTGTCATTTGTGTTCATTCTGTTTGTTCAATTGTTTGTTTGATTGAGTGTGGATTGTAATTTTAGTTTTTTCCTAGCAATTGTACTATTGTAAGATCAAGCCTTTGCTTTGATTCTATTTATTTTTCAGCATTGTTCTTACTCTTTCTTATAATCTATAATTAGTTGTTACTTAGTTGGCCACTGGTGCAGCCAAAGGGGGCTTGTCACCTAAACTAATCAAGAAATAATGTGTACTAAAAGGGAGCTTCATAAATTACCAGAAAAGCTTTTATCTAACTAATCAAGCAAATTCAAGAAGAATGATCTTATAACTCTTCTATTTAAAGATTAACCTCTGAATAAACCACATCTCATCATTCAAAACCTTTCTTTGTTTCTAAATTCCTTCCTCTTATTATTCTTGTAAACTTGTATTTTTTGCaacattttttaaaaaatggcTAAACGCATCATCATTCTGAGCTTGATTCTCACCTTATTCTGTTCTGGCTTGGCATTAGAGATTAATCCTTTGCAAGACTTTTGTGTCGCTGATACTACTAGCGCAGGTACGAACTGAAGTTTCAACACATGTAGCTCTACATTTGAAGGTTTACGAAGGGATTTAATTTACTTATATATATTGACAGTGTATATTAACCGGTAAATAAATTACATTATCAGCGCacaaaagaaactttttaaaAAGATGCATGCTTTTACTCTAGTGTAACTTATAAAGGTATTGTGGTGAATATATATTCTAAAGTCAATAGGGAGTGATCTGAAATAATTATATGTATACATGTTaaacttttttgtttttgtttttgtatataAACACATAATTTCGAGCCAAAAATAATGTGTTTTTTGAACAAACAAAACTCGTCCTAGATTCGTCTCTGATTATTTCTCTCCCTGC from Nicotiana sylvestris chromosome 12, ASM39365v2, whole genome shotgun sequence encodes the following:
- the LOC104213759 gene encoding putative germin-like protein 2-3, with translation MAKLFSFLSLLTLSFCCLITGFEPSPLQDFCVADSASSVKVNGMVCKNSSLVEANDFYFSGLHLAGNTTNPAGSKVTPVNVAQVPGLNTLGISLVRVDYAPWGINPPHTHPRATEILTVLEGSLQVGFVTSSPENRLITKVLKKGDVFVFPIGLVHYQRNVGKGNAVAIAALSSQNPGVITIANAVFGSNPAIATDVLAKAFQVDNAVVAQIQSKF